The window AGGTTTCAGGGGCATCCGGAGAAATTTCTAGTGCACTTTCATAGGCTTCAAGCGCTTCGTCAAATTTTCCGAGAATAGCAAGAGCGGTTCCTTTTCTGTAGAGAGCGTCGGAGTTTCCAGGTTCAAGCTGCAGGACTTCATTAAATGAGTTGAGGGCTTCCCGGGTTTTTTTAGTTTCGAGGAGAGCAAGCCCTCTGTTGAAAAGGGCTCCCTTATGGCTCGGGTTTTTGTCCAGAATTTTATTGAATGTGTTAATGGCTTTCTCGTACCTTTTACGTTTAACCAGGTCAAGGCCTCTCTGAAAGGCTTCATCGTTAATGATAATAATTCCTCCGGTCCCTCTTTTCTCTATATAATCCTGCAGGTTCATCTGAGTATTAAGTTAATCTTTTCTTTTAGTGCGGATCTTTTCTTTTCCAGCTGTTTGCATATCTATAAAATTGCACCAGTGAATGGATGTCTATAAACTTTCAATGATTAAACTTGCATTGATAAATGTACGCTGATAAGCATTAAATACTGATAAATTTAAATATCGATAAATTTGCATTACATTAAATCTTTTAAATTTGCACTACATTAAATATTTTAAATTTACATTCCCTTAAATCTTTTTATATTTTATATGTCTTTTTAAGCCCGGCTTTTTTTGTTTTGACAGGCGGTTATTAGATATCGGAATTTGCTGTCATTCTAATTTTTATTTATAAGCCCGGCTTTTTTTGTTTTGACAGGCGGTTATTAGATATCGGAATTTGCTGTCATTCTAATTTTTATTTAGAACCTATTTTTCTAACATATTATATAAACAATCTCCCATAAGTGAGAGTGGGAGAATACTTCCAAAATCTTTTTTTGTAAATTGTTTATTAAGCGTTTAAGTCGTCTCTTCGAAGAAGGTTTACATTATAAAAGAATATATTATAAGAAGATATAAAAAGAATTCTAAATCTAAATTATATTTTAAAGATTTCCATCAAGGGCTTTTTTGATGCTTTTGCAGGTTTCTTTATTGTAACAAACAAGCAAAACTACATCAGGTAGCTCATTTTTTTGAAGAAACTCCTTTATCTGAATAACTGCAATTCTGGCCGCCCTTTCGGAAGGAAAGCCGTATGCTCCTGTACTTATGGCTGGAAATGCAATCGTTTTTATTTTATGCTCTTTTGCAAGCTCAAGACTCTTCCTGTAGCAGGAAGCCAGAAATTCATCTTCTCCTTCTCTTCCATCCTGCCATACAGGGCCAACAGTATGTATAACGTATTTTGCAGGCAGAAGGTACCCTTTTGTAATTTTTGCCTCTCCTGTGGGGCAGCCTTTAAGGGCTCTACATTCTTCCAGTAGTCCGGGACCTGCAGCCATGTGGATAGCCCCATCTACCCCCCCGCCTCCGAGAAGTGTATTGTTTGCAGCATTGACAATGGCATCCACTTTCATTTTCACAATATTTCCTTCGAATATCCTTATTCTATCCGGATTTAGTTTCATACTCGATCCCTTACTCGACTTTTTTCTTTTTATTCTTCTTTACAGAGCTTGCCTGGGATTTTGCCCGAGATTTTGCCCGAGATTTTTTCTGGCTTCTTTTTCTGGCTTATTCTGCTTGCCCTTTTTTCCATGATTAAATTTACAATAGAAGAGATATTAAATTTGTATTTGTTAGTTTTGCGTGGTTTTTATCTACACATAAGCTGGTTTTTTTCTTAAGGGTCACAGTTTTTTGATTCGTAAGCTCCCAAACAATGATATAGCATAAAACATAGATTATATTAGTCAACCGAAAAAGGGGATTTCGGTGATCTGCAGGCGTAATTACCTGCTTAAAATGCTCTAAAAACTCTTATCTGCCTATGGGGGTTACCGAGGCAATCCTGTTAATAATTTGATCTAAAATATCAAAAAAATCTGAGAGATCAAATGTATAACATCTAAAATTAACCAGTGGCTAAAATCAACCGAGCCAGAAAATTTTTTAGACATATTTCTTAACCCTTGATAATTTCTTAACCCTTGATAATTTTTAACCCTTGATAATTTCTTAACCCTGGTTATATACAGCAAGTGGTGTAAATTTCTTAATAATTTCAATGGGGAGACTAACCATGAGTAACATGACACTTAAGGAGAGACTTTTAAACGCATTGGAAGGAAAGCAAGTTGACAAAGTACCGGTTTGTTCCGTAACCCAGACAGGGATTGTAGAATTAATGGATGAAGTGGGAGCTCCCTGGCCGGGATCTCACTCTGACCCCGAGCTTATGGCAAAGCTGGCAATTGCCAACCACGAGATCAGCGGACTTGAGGCTGTAAGGCTTCCTTACTGCCTTACCGTCCTGGTAGAAGCCATGGGCTGTGAGATCAACATGGGTACCAAGAACAGGCAGCCCTCTGTCACCGGTCACCCCTACCCAAAAGACCTCGAAGGCGCAGCAATCCCTGCAGACCTTCTACATAAAGGCAGAATTCCAGCAGTACTTGAAGCAATCAAGATCATCAGGGCAAAAGTCGGTCCTGATGTGCCAATCATTGGCGGTATGGAAGGCCCTGTCACAGTCGCTTCTGACCTTATAAGTGTAAAATCCTTCATGAAATGGTCCATCAAAAAAATTGATCTATTCGAGCAGACTCTGGACCTCGCAACTGAAGCCTCAATCATCTATGCAAACGCAATGGTCGAAGCAGGTGTGGACATTATTGCCATTGCAGACCCTGTTGCCTCCCCTGACCTCATGAGCCCGGACTCCTTCAAGCAGTATCTCCAGCCAAGGCTGCAGAAGTTCTCCGCCGGCGTGAACTCGGTTACAGTCCTGCATATCTGTGGAAATGTGAACGCAATCCTCAGTTACATGGCAGATTGCGGCTTTGAAGGCCTCAGCGTTGAAGAAAAGATCGGCAGCGTAAAGAAGGCAAAGGAAGTC is drawn from Methanosarcina lacustris Z-7289 and contains these coding sequences:
- the mtaA gene encoding methylcobamide:CoM methyltransferase MtaA; amino-acid sequence: MSNMTLKERLLNALEGKQVDKVPVCSVTQTGIVELMDEVGAPWPGSHSDPELMAKLAIANHEISGLEAVRLPYCLTVLVEAMGCEINMGTKNRQPSVTGHPYPKDLEGAAIPADLLHKGRIPAVLEAIKIIRAKVGPDVPIIGGMEGPVTVASDLISVKSFMKWSIKKIDLFEQTLDLATEASIIYANAMVEAGVDIIAIADPVASPDLMSPDSFKQYLQPRLQKFSAGVNSVTVLHICGNVNAILSYMADCGFEGLSVEEKIGSVKKAKEVIGTRARLIGNISSPFTLLPGPVDKIKAEARQALADGIDVLAPGCGIAPMTPLENIKAMVAARNEYYA
- a CDS encoding O-acetyl-ADP-ribose deacetylase, which gives rise to MKLNPDRIRIFEGNIVKMKVDAIVNAANNTLLGGGGVDGAIHMAAGPGLLEECRALKGCPTGEAKITKGYLLPAKYVIHTVGPVWQDGREGEDEFLASCYRKSLELAKEHKIKTIAFPAISTGAYGFPSERAARIAVIQIKEFLQKNELPDVVLLVCYNKETCKSIKKALDGNL